From one Lentimicrobiaceae bacterium genomic stretch:
- a CDS encoding response regulator transcription factor: protein MDNEQIKILLVDDEKDVLEFLGYNLKKEGFQVFTARNGMEAVKVAKTECPHLIILDVMMPEMDGMEACREIKQIPQLQNAVIIFLTARGEDYSQIAGFEAGADDYVTKPVKPRVLISRIQALLRRFKTETGSASSLQLKDMVIDKERFIVEKNGTEIILPKKEFELLMLLASKPNKVFTREEIFAKVWGNDVIVGDRTIDVHVRKIREKIGIDNIRTVKGVGYKYEE, encoded by the coding sequence ATGGATAACGAACAAATAAAAATTCTCCTGGTTGACGATGAAAAAGACGTCCTTGAATTTCTGGGTTATAATCTGAAAAAAGAAGGTTTTCAGGTTTTTACAGCCCGAAACGGAATGGAAGCCGTTAAAGTTGCCAAAACAGAATGTCCTCATCTGATAATTCTTGATGTGATGATGCCTGAGATGGACGGCATGGAAGCTTGCAGGGAAATCAAACAAATTCCCCAATTGCAAAATGCCGTAATAATTTTTCTGACAGCCCGCGGTGAAGATTATTCCCAGATTGCCGGATTTGAAGCCGGTGCCGACGATTATGTTACTAAACCAGTTAAACCCAGAGTCTTAATCAGCCGTATTCAGGCTTTGCTCCGGAGGTTTAAAACCGAAACGGGTAGCGCCTCATCGTTGCAACTCAAAGACATGGTTATTGATAAAGAAAGATTTATTGTCGAAAAAAACGGGACAGAAATTATTTTACCCAAAAAAGAATTTGAACTTCTGATGCTCCTTGCTTCAAAACCCAATAAGGTATTCACAAGAGAAGAAATTTTTGCCAAGGTTTGGGGAAACGATGTAATTGTTGGTGACCGGACTATTGATGTCCATGTGCGCAAAATCCGTGAAAAAATTGGCATTGATAACATCAGAACCGTTAAAGGAGTAGGTTATAAATACGAGGAATAA